In Palaemon carinicauda isolate YSFRI2023 chromosome 18, ASM3689809v2, whole genome shotgun sequence, a genomic segment contains:
- the LOC137657110 gene encoding transmembrane protein 45B-like has product MGSFIGHVVPGTFFILFGMWFIYQTFMRYFMCLRVAASSTMSEKYRMRYRNTSTFKCPCCSSLPLEGILKVVATVVGMIGEFATGFEDGKFTHIGNAQHMTMFFFFGLNGIMDIIQHYRVPIPPDMDFVSAVLAFSMEALLFYYHLHGRTPMDVQVHMLLFYVVVCCAVCVALEMCYKSNVLPALGKAYFILLQGTWFYQIGFLLYPPVGQEWDQNEHSQMMMVTLFFTWHNATIFTLMSIAGSLIYLKVKTLSYAEIYEHLQPRLPRLGKLDEEQAKNIILESDEEEA; this is encoded by the exons ATGGGGTCATTCATTGGTCATGTTGTCCCGGGCACATTCTTCATCCTCTTCGGGATGTGGTTCATCTACCAAACCTTCATGAGATACTTCATGTGCCTACGAGTGGCAGCGTCATCTACAATGTCGGAGAAGTATCGCATGCGTTACAGGAATACGTCCACTTTTAAATGTCCCTGCTGTTCTTCATTGCCTTTAGAGGGCATCCTGAAAGTGGTGGCCACTGTGGTTGGTATGATAG GTGAATTCGCCACGGGGTTCGAGGACGGCAAGTTCACCCACATAGGTAATGCCCAGCACATGACGATGTTCTTCTTCTTCGGCCTAAATGGAATCATGGATATAATACAGCACTATCGTGTTCCCATCCCACCCGACATGGACTTCGTCTCGGCGGTTTTAGCCTTCAGTATGGAAGCCCTTCTCTTTTATTATCATCTGCACGGTCGCACGCCCATGGATGTACAG GTGCACATGCTCCTGTTCTACGTGGTGGTGTGCTGCGCTGTGTGCGTAGCCCTCGAGATGTGCTATAAAAGCAATGTCCTGCCCGCCCTAGGGAAGGCATACTTCATTCTACTACAG GGGACGTGGTTTTACCAGATTGGCTTCCTGTTGTACCCTCCAGTCGGACAAGAATGGGACCAAAACGAACACTCACAGATGATGATGGTGACGCTGTTTTTCACTTGGCACAACGCCACCATCTTCACTCTCATGTCGATCGCAGGGAGTCTGATTTACCTGAAGGTGAAAACGCTCTCGTATGCGGAGATCTACGAGCACCTGCAGCCTCGTCTTCCAAGGCTAGGAAAACTAGACGAAGAGCAGGCCAAAAACATCATCCTGGAATCGGATGAAGAGGAAGCTTAG
- the LOC137657111 gene encoding transmembrane protein 45B-like, with amino-acid sequence MGSFIGHLVPGTAFSVFGLWFASCILQRFFLCARVDVMNGSKYVGKYRSTCSFACPCNPAIPLEGIIKIIASIIAISGEFVTAFEGGKFEHIGNAQHMMMYLFFIIHGAADLAVHYKAAVPPEVDYLTAACAFFMESLLFFTHLHGRSLMDIQVHTYIAFVALLCGFAMLLEASFKSSVVLALSRAFFILLQGTWFLQISFLLFSPLGSYFDRNNHEHMMLVTCIFTGHVALDLLLIVILGVISHRRVRNMSSTAAYHTLHSYAHPATFSKFDPIQVKHIIAGSDEEDP; translated from the exons ATGGGGTCTTTCATCGGCCACCTCGTTCCAGGGACAGCCTTTTCTGTGTTTGGTTTGTGGTTTGCATCCTGCATTCTCCAACGGTTcttcctgtgtgcacgtgttgATGTTATGAATGGAAGCAAGTACGTTGGCAAGTACCGTAGTACATGCTCTTTTGCCTGCCCTTGCAATCCTGCTATACCCTTGGAAGGAATCATCAAAATCATAGCTTCGATTATTGCGATTTCAG GTGAGTTTGTGACTGCATTCGAGGGAGGGAAATTCGAGCATATAGGTAACGCCCAACACATGATGATGTACTTATTCTTCATCATTCACGGAGCTGCTGATCTAGCCGTCCACTACAAGGCAGCCGTCCCTCCAGAAGTCGACTATCTGACAGCCGCCTGCGCCTTCTTCATGGAGTCCTTGCTTTTTTTCACTCACCTGCATGGCAGATCCCTCATGGATATCCAG gtacatacatatatagcattTGTAGCTCTTCTCTGCGGCTTTGCCATGTTGCTAGAAGCGAGCTTCAAGAGCAGTGTGGTACTGGCTTTAAGTCGAGCCTTCTTCATTCTCCTGCAG GGGACGTGGTTTTTACAAATCTCGTTCTTACTGTTCTCACCACTTGGCAGTTACTTCGACCGCAACAACCACGAACATATGATGCTAGTAACTTGCATTTTCACTGGCCACGTAGCCTTGGACTTGTTGTTAATAGTGATTTTAGGGGTAATAAGCCATCGTCGAGTCCGGAACATGTCGTCAACAGCTGCCTACCATACTCTCCACTCGTATGCCCATCCAGCGACCTTTTCAAAGTTTGATCCTATTCAGGTCAAACATATCATTGCTGGATCAGATGAGGAAGATCCTTGA